In Puntigrus tetrazona isolate hp1 chromosome 18, ASM1883169v1, whole genome shotgun sequence, one genomic interval encodes:
- the fbxo36a gene encoding F-box only protein 36a, which translates to MCIKSICEREINHFGVSVVMATTKRQNMASLLSEVLFETAGQGPPPSKDFYQFVVTQNEIIWRWWKISVRSELRGAPPGEIKQLHHDFLNDGRLQEQLSAVFGTRILDYTLALCRGHVDYLERLPDKLLLKILSYISLQDVAHLSQTSSRFRKVCNSDEIWRQAVRSNCDMITEDMEMLANVMGWKNIFFKFYYNKEHDSTAFSAQEEDEANTKSPQAMK; encoded by the exons ATGTGCATAAAATCGATTTGCGAAAgggaaataaatcattttggtGTGTCTGTTGTCATGGCAACCACTAAGCGTCAAAATATGGCGTCTTTGCTGAGCGAGGTACTGTTTGAAACCGCTGGACAAGGTCCGCCTCCCTCTAAAGACTTCTACCAGTTTGTTGTCACACAAAACGAG ATTATATGGAGGTGGTGGAAGATTTCAGTTCGGTCTGAACTCAGAGGAGCACCGCCTGGAGAAATAAAACAGCTCCACCACGACTTTTTGAATGATGGAAGGTTGCAGG AGCAGCTATCTGCAGTGTTTGGCACTAGGATCCTGGACTACACTTTGGCTCTCTGTCGAGGGCATGTTGACTACCTGGAACGTTTACCTGACAAGCTGCTCCTCAAAATCCTTTCCTACATATCCTTACAGGACGTTGCCCACCTCAGCCAAACCTCGAGCAGGTTTAGGAAG GTGTGTAACTCAGATGAGATCTGGAGGCAGGCTGTGAGGAGTAACTGTGATATGATAACTGAAGACATGGAGATGCTGGCAAATGTCATGGGATGGAAGAACATCTTCTTcaagttttattataataaagaaCATGACAGCACAGCCTTTTCCGCGCAGGAAGAAGATGAAGCCAATACCAAATCTCCACAAGCTATGAAATAA